The Nitrospirota bacterium genome contains a region encoding:
- a CDS encoding DUF1538 domain-containing protein, whose protein sequence is MTPFDTLVHMLLSTLKDVFPVIGLLVFFQLVVLRRPVPHWRRAALGFLSVVIGMALFLNGLETALFPLGKIMAQQLSSPEFVFASKDVPADAGWSAYWWVYVFGALIGFATTVAEPALIAVSFKAHEVSRGGLNQWGLRLAVAAGVAIGIAVGTFRIVTGTPLYLYIIAGYVIVVIQTLFAPREIIPLAYDSGGVTTSTVTVPLIAALGLGLSQTIPGRNPLVDGFGLIAFASVFPIITVMGYAQITRWLVARSVRTAKEK, encoded by the coding sequence ATGACCCCTTTTGACACGCTTGTTCATATGCTTTTGTCCACACTGAAAGATGTCTTTCCCGTAATAGGGTTATTGGTCTTTTTTCAGCTTGTGGTACTGCGAAGGCCGGTTCCGCACTGGAGGCGCGCAGCGCTTGGCTTCCTTTCTGTGGTAATTGGCATGGCCCTTTTCCTTAACGGACTTGAGACCGCCCTGTTCCCGCTCGGCAAGATCATGGCACAACAGCTCTCCTCTCCGGAGTTCGTTTTTGCGTCAAAGGACGTTCCTGCGGATGCAGGGTGGAGCGCATATTGGTGGGTGTATGTTTTCGGCGCGTTAATCGGTTTTGCCACCACGGTTGCTGAGCCTGCCCTGATAGCGGTCTCGTTCAAGGCACATGAGGTTTCACGCGGAGGGCTGAATCAGTGGGGACTAAGGCTGGCTGTTGCTGCAGGGGTAGCTATCGGGATAGCAGTCGGCACGTTCCGCATAGTAACCGGAACCCCGCTTTACTTGTATATCATTGCGGGGTATGTCATCGTGGTGATTCAAACGCTCTTTGCCCCCCGTGAAATAATTCCTCTTGCGTACGATTCAGGCGGGGTTACCACCTCGACAGTGACTGTGCCTTTAATCGCTGCGTTGGGCCTCGGACTTTCCCAGACGATTCCGGGGCGAAATCCTCTCGTGGACGGATTTGGATTGATCGCGTTCGCAAGCGTTTTCCCTATAATAACCGTGATGGGGTATGCGCAAATCACACGCTGGCTGGTGGCGCGTAGCGTGAGAACAGCAAAGGAGAAATGA
- a CDS encoding DUF1538 domain-containing protein has product MKHEFFKGIIHQLRGFSLHIIGACRDLVPIILVIGVFQLLVLRQPFPHFADMFVGLIFVILGLALFVLGLETGLFPIGEAMAEAFAYKGSLFWLLLFGFGLGFSTTIAEPALIAVAKEAAVVAANGKFISADPSVMHTYSLGLRITVALSVGVAIVVGLIRILKGWPVHYLIVGGYIIVTVMTGFAPREIIGIAYDSGGVTTSTVTVPLVTALGVGLASTIRERNPLVDGFGLIAFASLLPMVFVMIYGMAVVQYLQ; this is encoded by the coding sequence ATGAAACACGAGTTTTTTAAAGGCATTATCCATCAACTCAGGGGATTTTCCCTGCACATCATCGGTGCCTGTCGTGACCTTGTTCCTATCATACTCGTAATAGGTGTTTTCCAGCTATTAGTGCTTCGTCAGCCATTCCCCCACTTCGCCGATATGTTCGTCGGACTCATTTTCGTCATACTGGGACTGGCGCTGTTTGTGCTTGGACTGGAAACAGGACTGTTTCCAATCGGTGAAGCAATGGCAGAGGCTTTTGCGTATAAAGGAAGTCTCTTTTGGCTGCTCCTGTTCGGCTTCGGGCTCGGGTTTTCAACAACCATTGCCGAACCTGCGCTCATCGCGGTAGCAAAAGAGGCGGCAGTTGTGGCTGCAAACGGAAAATTCATCAGTGCAGATCCGTCGGTTATGCATACGTACTCACTCGGGCTGCGCATTACCGTTGCGCTGTCGGTCGGAGTCGCTATTGTAGTAGGCCTTATACGAATTCTTAAGGGTTGGCCTGTGCATTATCTCATCGTCGGCGGGTATATCATCGTGACGGTCATGACCGGATTTGCCCCACGGGAAATAATAGGGATTGCGTATGATTCCGGAGGCGTAACCACTTCAACGGTAACGGTGCCGCTGGTAACCGCATTGGGAGTAGGTCTTGCATCAACAATCCGTGAACGCAACCCGTTGGTGGACGGGTTCGGGCTTATTGCGTTCGCCTCCCTTCTGCCGATGGTATTCGTGATGATCTATGGCATGGCAGTAGTGCAGTATCTGCAATAG
- a CDS encoding DUF456 domain-containing protein — protein sequence MPGPPLSYAGLLLLQFTSTHPFSTKFLLIFATLTILVTLLDFVIPVYGTKKLHGSKYGIWGSALGLVIGLVFFPFAGIIFGPLLGAFIGELITGKKIGKAVKSSFGSFLGFITGTAAKLFLSFVMAYYFFMNVF from the coding sequence TTGCCTGGTCCTCCATTAAGCTATGCAGGGTTATTGCTCCTGCAGTTCACGTCAACGCATCCCTTTTCCACAAAATTCCTCCTTATATTTGCGACACTTACCATTCTCGTGACACTGCTTGATTTTGTGATACCCGTATACGGCACAAAGAAACTTCATGGGTCAAAATACGGGATATGGGGCAGCGCCCTGGGGTTGGTTATCGGTCTTGTATTCTTTCCGTTTGCCGGGATAATATTCGGCCCGTTGCTGGGCGCCTTCATTGGCGAACTGATAACAGGAAAAAAGATCGGCAAGGCAGTGAAATCCTCCTTCGGATCATTTCTCGGGTTCATCACCGGCACGGCGGCAAAATTATTCTTGTCTTTCGTGATGGCATATTACTTTTTTATGAATGTGTTCTGA
- a CDS encoding LemA family protein has product MVTTLVILGIILGVIIFGIAIYNKLIRLRNTVKSSWSDIDVQLKKRYDLVPNLVETVKGYATHEKTVFEKVTTARSLAMKATTPADKAKAENMLTDTLKSLFAIAEAYPDLKANVNFMQLQTQLKELEDNIEYARRYYNAVVRDFNILIESFPSNIVASSFGFRQEEFFELEAPEVERKPVKVSF; this is encoded by the coding sequence ATGGTGACAACCCTTGTAATTCTCGGAATCATTCTCGGCGTAATCATCTTTGGCATAGCGATTTACAATAAACTGATCCGACTGAGGAATACCGTGAAGTCTTCATGGTCGGACATAGATGTGCAGCTGAAGAAGAGATACGACCTTGTCCCGAACCTTGTAGAGACCGTGAAGGGGTATGCCACGCACGAGAAGACGGTCTTTGAGAAAGTGACCACAGCAAGGTCGTTGGCGATGAAGGCAACTACGCCTGCGGATAAGGCAAAGGCCGAAAATATGCTTACCGATACCCTGAAAAGCCTTTTTGCAATTGCAGAGGCTTACCCCGATCTGAAGGCGAATGTGAATTTCATGCAGCTTCAGACCCAGTTGAAAGAACTCGAAGACAATATAGAATATGCAAGACGGTATTACAACGCTGTGGTAAGGGATTTCAATATTCTGATCGAGTCCTTCCCGTCAAACATCGTTGCATCGTCATTCGGATTCAGGCAGGAAGAGTTCTTCGAGCTTGAAGCACCGGAGGTTGAGAGGAAACCCGTGAAGGTAAGTTTCTGA
- a CDS encoding mechanosensitive ion channel domain-containing protein, with the protein MDTAEKTSLNQVFYDFQEINFLLILFIFTGAFLLIFVIQKLLPQFAEKVPSRFRLYILPLAPILRLVILLVATVTIIPLIVRPTFQNFLAIFGAAGLAIGFAFKDYVSSLIAGVVAIYEQPYRPGDWVQIDEVYGEVKSLGLRSLQILTPDDTMVSIPHSKIWNTNIFNANSGSRTHLCVTDFYLHPEHDASLVRQKLMDVALTSPYLEMDHPVAVMVKEKPWGTYYRVKAYPMDNRDEFQFISDLTVRGKVALSEIGAKPVLVPVGASVQIP; encoded by the coding sequence ATGGATACGGCTGAAAAAACGAGTCTGAATCAGGTATTTTATGATTTTCAGGAAATTAATTTTCTGCTGATTCTTTTCATATTCACCGGTGCATTCCTGCTGATCTTTGTGATACAGAAACTGTTGCCCCAGTTCGCGGAAAAAGTCCCGAGCCGATTCAGACTGTATATCCTGCCGCTTGCGCCGATATTGCGTCTTGTAATCCTGCTTGTTGCCACTGTCACTATTATCCCCCTTATTGTCAGGCCGACCTTTCAGAACTTTCTCGCGATTTTCGGGGCTGCGGGACTGGCGATAGGGTTTGCCTTCAAAGATTACGTGAGCAGCCTCATCGCAGGGGTGGTAGCGATTTATGAACAGCCGTACCGTCCCGGAGACTGGGTCCAGATCGACGAGGTCTACGGCGAGGTAAAATCATTGGGGCTTCGTTCGCTGCAGATACTTACACCGGACGACACCATGGTTTCGATCCCCCATTCCAAAATCTGGAATACGAATATCTTCAACGCCAATTCCGGAAGCCGCACGCATCTCTGTGTTACGGATTTCTATCTCCATCCCGAACATGATGCATCACTGGTGCGGCAGAAACTGATGGATGTTGCGCTTACCAGTCCCTACCTTGAGATGGACCATCCGGTTGCCGTTATGGTAAAGGAAAAGCCCTGGGGCACATATTACCGTGTGAAGGCATATCCCATGGATAACAGGGATGAGTTTCAGTTCATCAGTGATCTGACTGTGCGCGGAAAGGTCGCGCTCTCGGAGATAGGCGCAAAACCGGTACTCGTTCCGGTTGGCGCGAGTGTACAGATACCCTGA
- a CDS encoding DUF2207 domain-containing protein, which produces MNNHFRKHCGLLFLSCTVIFVVLLSASVFAQDFTIRNFHSDITVNEDSSFMVKETLIVEFHTSKHGIYREIPFRYRDDRGNIIKTPLHVLAVTDGSGRTLTSRTSKKGDVMNIRIGDPAKYVTGVQTYVISYVVENAILFFDDHDELYWNVTGNYWWAPILKASAHVTLGVKNRSAKLWAACYTGGLGSRESACAFDASHNIAEFMTKRALNSREGFTVAFGWDKGLVSPPSSWKKFLWAIDLRENWVFSLPLVSLVFMYNLWKRRGRDPKVRESVTVMYEPPRYHSVPLTPGEAGTLVDERIDQRDITSTIVGLAVKGYIRIEESKKEGLIFDTDDYYLAKIKAPDEHLSPFEKVLMNEIFNDEKPGRMVSDMKNSFYKNLDVLKSTLYGELVSKKYFLTSPDKIRRYYSVAGFIVALACISAALFFTSAAGKGILAGVLTSLPVFLFSRVMPAKTKAGASAYMEIMGFQEFMKRAEKDQLERMGDKNLFSRFLPYAIALNVVDNWAEAFEGIFQEPPQWYSSHGGFRAFSPVHFSRTIGSATSSLASAMYSAPRGSGVSGGGGFSGGGGFSGGGFGGGGGGSW; this is translated from the coding sequence ATGAATAACCATTTCAGAAAGCACTGCGGGTTGCTGTTCCTTTCGTGTACCGTAATTTTTGTAGTTCTTTTGTCCGCATCTGTGTTCGCACAGGATTTCACTATCAGAAATTTCCATTCTGATATTACGGTCAATGAAGACTCTTCCTTCATGGTCAAAGAAACCCTGATCGTGGAATTTCATACATCAAAACACGGGATATATCGCGAGATACCTTTCAGGTACAGGGATGACCGGGGAAATATTATAAAAACACCACTGCATGTGCTGGCAGTAACTGACGGTTCAGGCAGGACCCTGACATCAAGGACATCAAAGAAAGGCGATGTAATGAATATCAGGATTGGAGATCCGGCAAAATACGTCACCGGGGTACAGACGTATGTAATCTCCTATGTTGTGGAGAATGCAATCCTGTTTTTCGATGACCATGACGAGCTTTACTGGAATGTTACGGGAAACTACTGGTGGGCGCCGATCCTGAAAGCATCAGCACATGTCACCCTTGGGGTGAAGAACCGGAGCGCGAAACTCTGGGCTGCTTGCTACACGGGAGGCCTCGGGTCAAGGGAATCTGCATGTGCGTTTGACGCATCGCACAATATCGCGGAATTTATGACGAAGAGGGCCCTTAATTCCCGTGAAGGGTTTACGGTCGCATTCGGCTGGGACAAAGGGCTTGTTTCGCCTCCCTCTTCCTGGAAGAAATTCCTCTGGGCGATCGACCTCAGGGAAAACTGGGTTTTTTCCCTTCCGCTTGTCTCGCTGGTGTTCATGTACAATTTATGGAAAAGACGGGGGAGAGATCCGAAAGTAAGGGAATCGGTTACCGTGATGTATGAGCCGCCCAGATATCACAGTGTTCCTCTTACCCCAGGAGAAGCCGGAACCCTCGTGGATGAAAGAATCGATCAGCGCGATATTACCTCAACAATTGTCGGACTGGCGGTAAAGGGCTATATAAGGATTGAGGAATCCAAGAAAGAGGGACTAATATTCGACACGGATGATTACTATCTTGCCAAAATCAAGGCTCCTGATGAACACCTCAGCCCTTTTGAGAAGGTTCTCATGAATGAGATATTCAATGATGAGAAGCCCGGCAGGATGGTCTCCGATATGAAGAACAGCTTTTACAAAAATCTCGACGTTCTCAAAAGCACCCTCTACGGAGAGCTTGTCAGCAAGAAATATTTTCTCACGAGCCCGGACAAAATCAGAAGATACTATTCAGTAGCAGGTTTCATTGTTGCTCTGGCTTGCATATCTGCCGCGTTGTTCTTTACGTCTGCTGCGGGCAAAGGCATTCTTGCCGGAGTTCTGACAAGTCTTCCTGTGTTCCTGTTCTCAAGGGTTATGCCTGCAAAGACCAAGGCGGGAGCATCGGCGTATATGGAAATCATGGGCTTCCAGGAGTTCATGAAGCGCGCGGAAAAAGACCAGCTCGAACGGATGGGGGATAAAAATCTTTTTTCAAGATTTTTACCGTATGCAATCGCCCTTAATGTGGTGGATAACTGGGCGGAGGCTTTTGAAGGGATTTTTCAGGAACCTCCCCAGTGGTACTCGTCACACGGAGGATTCAGAGCATTCAGTCCGGTCCATTTTTCCCGTACTATCGGTTCTGCGACCTCAAGCCTCGCATCCGCCATGTATTCTGCGCCGAGAGGCAGCGGGGTGAGTGGTGGCGGTGGCTTTTCCGGAGGCGGTGGCTTTTCCGGAGGCGGATTTGGCGGTGGCGGCGGCGGAAGCTGGTAA